GCAGCGTTATGTCGTGTTTGATAATGACGGCACCTTGTGGCCGGAAGCGCCGGTGACTTTTCAGCTGCAATTTGCACTGGATGAAATCAGGCGGCTTGCGCCGTCACATCCGGAATGGAAAACAGATCCGCTGGTCACTGCGGCACTGAACAATGACCTCAAAACGCTCGCAGGTTCAGGAACAAAAGGCCTGATGAAGCTGATTGCCCTGACCCACAGCAATATGACCACAGAGGAGTTTGATAAGCGCGTCACTGACTGGGTAAGCAGCCACAAAGACCCCCGCTTTGACTGCCGGTACGATCAAATGGGTTATTTGCCGATGCGCCAGTTGCTGAGTTACCTGCGAAGCCACGGTTTTAAAACCTGGATTATTTCCGGTGGGGGCATCGATTTCATGCGTGTCCTGGCGGAGAAAATGTACGGTATCCCGCCGGAACAGGTTGTGGGTTCCTTCTCTTTATCTGAGTTCTCTCTGACTGAAGAGGGCACAACGCTGCGTAAAACCATGAACAGCGCCTTTTACGATGATGCTGCTGCCAAGCCTGTAGCGATCCATCTCTTTATGGGGCACAGGCCAGTGGCCGCTTTTGGTAACAGTGACGGGGATGTGCCCATGCTGCAATACACGGCGGCCAGTCCAGACATCAAGACCTTTGGCTTACTGGTACACCATACCGACAGCCAGCGCGAGTATGCCTATGATGCCCATCCGCCTGCCAGCGGCAAGTTAGTGAACGGCTTAACGCTTGCGGGGAAATATGGCTGGACTGTAGTCGATATGAAAAAAGACTGGAAGACGGTCTTTGACCCGGATCGGTGTCGGGCAACCGAAATCCCTCCCCTTAAGTAACCTCCCGGCAACCAACAGGAGTCAACCATGAGCTGCAAAAAATCGATTCTGCCAACGCTCTTATTGCTGATGACCACCTCCGCTGTGGCGTCCCCTTATGACAACCTCTCTTTTGCGCTGAGACAACAGAAAATCATTAATGATCTGCGCAGCCATTGTCAGATTGATAAAGCCATCACCGATGAAAAAATCAAAACGACCTTCCTGCACACTAAAAGCGCTGAGCCGCAGATTATTAAAGCAGTTACAGCATTAAGGGCGGAGGACAGCAAAACCTACAGCGAATCTATCGAAGAGGTGCAGTGTCCGCAAATTAACTGAACAGCGTTAACGGCCCTTTTGTTATAAGGATCATGCGATGAAAAAAATAAATGTGCTTTCCCTTCTTTTATTGCTGACCGGCCAGGTTCTTGCGCAATCTGGTCAGGTCAAAGGAGAGAAAGAGAAGCTGGATGATGACCCAACCAAAGTCACGACCAAAGTGGGCGCGTCCTGGTCAGATAACTATGATCTTGATGACAGCAACCTCTCGTTTTCGGGTTCCGTGGCGCTGGATGCGGCCCGAAAACTCAACGCCCGTATCAACAGCGACGCCAGCGAGTGGCGTATAGGGGGTTCCTGGCTTTTCCCTGTGGGTATTGTCAATTTTAACTTTGGAAAAAATGAATATACTAATGGCGCGTCCCAGACTAACTATTCGGTCGGGACTTTTATTCCATTAAGCTATTTCGGTATCGAACCTGCGGGTTTTCAACTCTTTCCTATGGCCGGGTATACCTATAACACCGGCGAAACCCTGGGCTGTAAAACCGACGGCAACTCAAAATGTCCTTCACCGGAAATCATCGCTTCCGGGTCTCCTGATCTGGGTCTGGACACCATCACCACCTCCGGCAGCAGCGGCTATCTCGGCCTGTTCACCTTAAAACCGCTTACACCTGATGTGAGAGTCATCGCCTTTGCAGCCGGTTCTTACGGTTCGAAAAATGACAATGGCGAGCATTACAAAGGCTATTTCGGCGGGCTGGGGTTGGGGTACTCACTCAATAAACACAACTCATTTAACCTGTTCACTTTCCTGATGGATAACAATACCTATCTGGCCGATCCCGATAAACGCTTCCTGATTTCTTACACTTATCAGTTCAACTAAGCTGCATCACAGCGTGTCAAAGAAGCCTGTCGCAAAGTGGTAATGACGCTGACAGGGACCGGGTTTGCAGGATGTGTCAGCGGACAGGAGATACCCTGAAGGGAAACAGAGCCACTCTTTTAAACTGTGTCGGTATCACAAACATTCGGCTCCAAAAAATCACTGCCTTCCAGATAAACACATATGAAATTATGAATACGTTGTTGACTCAATGTTTGCAAAAGACGATGCTTGTCTTAATCCCATTTTCAGGAATTATCATGCCGCAACTACTGCCCCTTCAACTTTTCAAAAATTTGTCTGACGAAACCCGGCTCAGTCTGGTGTTGTTGTTGCGTGAAAAAGGGGAGCTCTGCGTCTGTGAGCTTTCATCCACCCTGAAAGAAACACAGCCAAAAATCTCCCGGCATCTGGCCCTTTTGAGAGAAAGTGGCCTTCTCATCGACAGGCGTGATGGAAAATGGATCCACTATCGTCTGTCACCCCACATGCCCGCCTGGGCAGCGGCGGTCATTGAGCAGGCTTACCTTTGCCAGCGGGATGATATTCTGCAGCTCAGCCAGCAGGCAGAACGTGATAACGCAACCACCAGCGGCAAGCCAGTCTGCATTTAAAAAATTTGCCGTAACACATACGATTTATCAAATGTGTTTTATGTCTGATCTTTATCTGTCCGGTTTACCGGGCGTTTGTCTGTTAAAAGGAGTAGGTATGTTTCTGGCGGGTGCGATTTTCGTCCTGACCCTGGTGCTGGTGATCTGGCAGCCGAAAGGGCTGAGCATTGGCTGGAGTGCCGTTATCGGTGCGGCTCTGGCGCTGCTTACCGGGGTGGTACACATGGGGGATATTCCAGTGGTCTGGCAGATTGTCTGGAACGCCACGGCCACGTTCATTGCTGTCATTATCATCAGCCTGCTGCTGGATGAGTCCGGCTTTTTTGAGTGGGCCGCGCTGCACGTTTCCCGCTGGGGAGGCGGTAAAGGCAGGCTGCTGTTCACGTATATTGTTCTGCTGGGGGCTGCGGTGGCGGCACTGTTTGCCAATGACGGCGCGGCTTTAATTCTGACGCCGATCGTTATTGCCATGCTGCTGGCGCTGGGCTTCAGCCCCGGTGCCACGCTGGCGTTTGTGATGGCGGCAGGCTTCATCGCTGACACCTCCAGCCTGCCACTCATCGTCTCAAACCTGGTGAATATCGTCACGGCTGACTTTTTTAAACTGGGTTTCAGCGAGTATGCTTCAGTCATGGTGCCGGTCAATTTCGCCTCGGTTGCAGCCACTCTGACCATGCTGCATCTGTTTTTTCGCAGGGATATCCCGGTTACTTACGATCTGGCGAAGCTGAGGGCACCGCGTGAGGCCATTCGCGATGTGCGCACCTTTAAAACCGGCGGGGTTGTGCTGGTCCTGCTGCTTGTCGGCTTTTTCGCCCTCGAACCGCTCGGCGTACCGGTCAGCCTGGTGGCAGCGGTGGCGGCGTTTGTTCTCTGGCTGGTTGCCCGGAAAGGAGAGGTGATTGATACCGGCAAGGTACTGAAAGGCGCGCCCTGGCAGATAGTTATCTTCTCACTGGGTATGTACCTGGTGGTTTATGGCCTGCGCAACGCCGGTTTGACGGATTACCTTTCTGCCGCCCTGAACCGCTTTGCAGAGCACGGCATATGGGCTGCCACGCTCGGCACCGGCTTCCTGACGGCGGCACTTTCTTCGGTGATGAACAACATGCCTACCGTGCTGGTCGGTGCACTATCGATTGATGGCAGTTCCGCTCAGGGCGTGGTGAAGGAGGCGATGATTTACGCCAACATCATTGGCTGCGACCTTGGCCCGAAAATCACCCCCATCGGCAGCCTCGCTACCCTGCTGTGGCTGCATGTACTGGCCCGGAAAAATATCACCGTCAGCTGGGGCTATTATTTCCGCGTGGGTATCGTGATGACCCTGCCAGTGCTTTTTGTGACGCTGGCCGCGCTGGCGCTGCGCCTGTCTGTTTAAATTTAACCCCGGAGCTGCGCCTGTGCAGCCCCTTACCGGAGAACCGCTTATGACTGACATTACCATTTACCACAACCCGGCCTGCGGGACGTCCCGTAATACCCTGGCGCTTATCCGCAACAGCGGCACCGAACCCACTGTTATTCTGTATCTGGAGACGCCACCGGCTCGCGACGAGCTGAAAAAACTGATTGCGGACATGGGGATCGGCGTGCGCGCCCTGCTGCGCAAAAATACCGTGCCGTATGAGCAGCTGGGTCTGGCGGAAGAGCGGTGCAGTGATGACGAGCTGCTGGATGCCATGCTGGACCATCCCATCCTCATTAACCGCCCGGTGGTGGTGACGCCGCTCGGTACGAAGCTCTGCCGCCCTTCAGAAACGGTTCTGGACATTTTGCCGGACCCGCAGCGGTGACGGTCCGACCCTGTCGCACCTGGCTGACCAGCCCGGCAGATATCAGCACGGAGACCCCTACGTATAAAAAACCGGGTATGCAAGCCAATAGCGAACAGGGTAGTAAAGGGCCATAACCCGACAAATCTGTTCGGCCATTGACAGGAAAAGGCTCAACGCTTATTGTGTTATGTTATAACGTAACAACATGAACACCAATAATGAAACTTCCTGTTATTTTGGCCATTTCTGCCGTGCTGTCGCTTCCCCTGTTATCCGCACAGGCTGCGCCCTATCCCCTGACGGTTAAAAACTGCGGAGTTGAGGAAACGTTCAGGCATGCACCTGCGCGCGTCGTCACTGTAGGCCAGCATGAAACAGAGCTCATGCTGGCACTGGGGCTTGAAGCAAAAGTTGTGGGTACCTCGGTCTGGTTCGGAGCATTACCTGCAGAGTTAAAACAAAAAGGAGAGAAACTGAAGCGGCTGACGGAAAATGCCCCCGGCTTTGAAGCTGTAGCCGCCCTGAGACCTGAAATGGTTCTTGCTCAGTACAGCTGGCATGTTGGGCCAAAGGGCGAGGTTGCTACGCGCCAGCAGTTTGAACAGCTTGGCATCCGAACCTGGATTTCTCCGGCAGACTGCACGGAAAAATCGGTCACCGATGCATCAAACGGTGACGGTGCGCGCTCAGCCCCCTATTCCATCAACGTCATTTTTGATGAGATTTCAGCGCTGGCAACTATTTTTAACGTGCCGGCCCGTGGTGAAGATCTGAAACAAAACCTCTCTGCACGTATTACAGCGGCCAGCCAGAATGTGAAAACGCACCAGCAACATCCCTTAAAAGTGGTTTACTGGTTTTCCAGTACCCGCCTGAAAGGCGATCCCTGGGTGGCTGGAAGCAAAGGTGCGCCGGGCTGGGTGAATAATGTGTTGGGTCTGACCAATATCATTGATTCTGCCGAAGAGTGGCCAGCCGTAACCTGGGAACACATTGTGCAGTCTCAGCCAGACATCATTGTCATTGCCAGCATGGACAGAAGGCTTTACCCCGCTGATGATGTTGCAGTTAAAAAAGAGTTCCTCATAAACGATCCTGTTACCCGCGACATGCCAGCCGTCAAAAAACGCCAGATAGTGGTGGTTCCAGCCATGTCGCTAAATCCTTCCCTGCGTAATGTCGAAGCCGTTGAGCTTATCGGCAAGCAGATCGGCGCAATAGAAAACCAGTGAGGGTAATCCGCTCTCCTTTTAACTTGCAGACAGGCCTGATAATGCTGGTTTGTCTGGCCAGTCTGCCGCTGATGATGGTGCTGTCCTCTGCAACGGGCGATATGCCCGTCACCTTTGCCAATACAGCACGGGCGATAACCAATGGTCTCGGTATTACGCACTACGATCTGCCTGCAGTGGAAGCCGGAATTGTCTGGCAGTACCGTATGAGCCGTGCGCTGATGGCGGCCAGCAGTGGTGGTGGTCTGGCGTTGTGCGGGCTTGTGCTGCAATCGCTTTTACGTAATCCCCTTGCCGACCCCTATCTGCTGGGAATTTCAGCGGGCGCCTCGACCGGAGCCGTCTGCGTGATGCTGCTTGGCATCGGGGGTGGCGCGCTCACGACCGGAGTCGGCGCGTTTACCGGTGCCTGTGTCGCTTTTGTTCTGATTATCCTGTTGTCTGGGGGCATGCGGGAGAATACTGCACGCATCATTCTTGCCGGCATTGCCGGTACGCAGCTT
This genomic window from Erwinia sp. E_sp_B01_1 contains:
- a CDS encoding HAD family hydrolase, translated to MKVEICALALLCSAGTCQAAENTALSAWNETPAKTAIEQWVEHATTPGDSAFIPEKQRYVVFDNDGTLWPEAPVTFQLQFALDEIRRLAPSHPEWKTDPLVTAALNNDLKTLAGSGTKGLMKLIALTHSNMTTEEFDKRVTDWVSSHKDPRFDCRYDQMGYLPMRQLLSYLRSHGFKTWIISGGGIDFMRVLAEKMYGIPPEQVVGSFSLSEFSLTEEGTTLRKTMNSAFYDDAAAKPVAIHLFMGHRPVAAFGNSDGDVPMLQYTAASPDIKTFGLLVHHTDSQREYAYDAHPPASGKLVNGLTLAGKYGWTVVDMKKDWKTVFDPDRCRATEIPPLK
- a CDS encoding YicS family protein; translation: MSCKKSILPTLLLLMTTSAVASPYDNLSFALRQQKIINDLRSHCQIDKAITDEKIKTTFLHTKSAEPQIIKAVTALRAEDSKTYSESIEEVQCPQIN
- a CDS encoding metalloregulator ArsR/SmtB family transcription factor; protein product: MPQLLPLQLFKNLSDETRLSLVLLLREKGELCVCELSSTLKETQPKISRHLALLRESGLLIDRRDGKWIHYRLSPHMPAWAAAVIEQAYLCQRDDILQLSQQAERDNATTSGKPVCI
- a CDS encoding arsenic transporter, with product MFLAGAIFVLTLVLVIWQPKGLSIGWSAVIGAALALLTGVVHMGDIPVVWQIVWNATATFIAVIIISLLLDESGFFEWAALHVSRWGGGKGRLLFTYIVLLGAAVAALFANDGAALILTPIVIAMLLALGFSPGATLAFVMAAGFIADTSSLPLIVSNLVNIVTADFFKLGFSEYASVMVPVNFASVAATLTMLHLFFRRDIPVTYDLAKLRAPREAIRDVRTFKTGGVVLVLLLVGFFALEPLGVPVSLVAAVAAFVLWLVARKGEVIDTGKVLKGAPWQIVIFSLGMYLVVYGLRNAGLTDYLSAALNRFAEHGIWAATLGTGFLTAALSSVMNNMPTVLVGALSIDGSSAQGVVKEAMIYANIIGCDLGPKITPIGSLATLLWLHVLARKNITVSWGYYFRVGIVMTLPVLFVTLAALALRLSV
- the arsC gene encoding arsenate reductase (glutaredoxin) (This arsenate reductase requires both glutathione and glutaredoxin to convert arsenate to arsenite, after which the efflux transporter formed by ArsA and ArsB can extrude the arsenite from the cell, providing resistance.) encodes the protein MTDITIYHNPACGTSRNTLALIRNSGTEPTVILYLETPPARDELKKLIADMGIGVRALLRKNTVPYEQLGLAEERCSDDELLDAMLDHPILINRPVVVTPLGTKLCRPSETVLDILPDPQR
- a CDS encoding ABC transporter substrate-binding protein, encoding MKLPVILAISAVLSLPLLSAQAAPYPLTVKNCGVEETFRHAPARVVTVGQHETELMLALGLEAKVVGTSVWFGALPAELKQKGEKLKRLTENAPGFEAVAALRPEMVLAQYSWHVGPKGEVATRQQFEQLGIRTWISPADCTEKSVTDASNGDGARSAPYSINVIFDEISALATIFNVPARGEDLKQNLSARITAASQNVKTHQQHPLKVVYWFSSTRLKGDPWVAGSKGAPGWVNNVLGLTNIIDSAEEWPAVTWEHIVQSQPDIIVIASMDRRLYPADDVAVKKEFLINDPVTRDMPAVKKRQIVVVPAMSLNPSLRNVEAVELIGKQIGAIENQ